A region of the Chryseobacterium gotjawalense genome:
CAACAAAATCCCTATTTTTATATAAAAACAGCATCCAGTTTTATTTTACCATCTTATAGTGAAGGTTACGGCCTTGTAGTCGCAGAAGCACTGTTGCTGGACACTTACGTTTTATCTACCAATGTCGGAGGAATTCCTGAAATTATAGCATCTGAGGATAACGGGGCATTATTTTCACCTGGAGCTGAGAATGTTTACACCGCAATGAAAAAAGTTTTAAATGAGAAAAAGTCTATTACTGAGAACAGCAATTCTAAACAAAAAATTATCAAAAGAAATCAAAACACTTATGATCAATTAAATGATCTTTTTAAATAATCATAAGTTGCCCTATTCATAGTACTTATCACGAATTATTATTTAAATAAGTTCGGTTTTTCCCGTAAATATCCTAAAGTTTTCAATTTTCTCATCAAAGCATTTTCGTATTAATATTTTCGATGGCCATCTTGTAAGAATTTCATAAAGCGTACATTTAAACCTATGTTTTCCAAAATTTCCAAAGTATATTCTCACAAAAAAACTCAGTATATTTGCTATGGCAGCAAAAAACCAGCAGATGAATTTACTCTACCGAATTATTCTAAAAGTTGAAGACGTCTTTAAAAGACTTCGCGACAAAGCATACATCGAAATCTGCAAATCCCGCGGATTGAAAGTCGGAGAAGACGTAATTTTTATCGAAGCGCCAAAATTTGGGTCAGAACCGTATTTAATAGAAATCGGTAACCGCACAAAAATTACTGCAAACTGTACTTTCATCAATCACGATGGCGCAATGTATGTGATTCGTTCTATGGAAAAATACCGGGATGCCAGAAATTTCGGTCGGATAAAAATTGGCAAAAACTGTTTCATTGGAAATAACTGCACCATTCTTCCCGGTGTTGAAATGGGCGACAATTGTATTTTGGGAGCCGGTTCAGTTTTGAATTCATCAACTCCACCCAACTCGGTTTTTGCCGGAGTTCCTGCAAAATTCATTTGTACTGTTGAAGAATACGGCGATAAAGCCTTAAAAAACAACGTGATTTATCCGAGAGAACTGGAAAAAATCCGTCCAAATTTAGATGCTTATATTAAAGAAAATTTACCGCATACGTACAAACCAGTAAAATAATTCTGTGGTTGCAAAAAAGAAAATCCTCATCAGAATTGGCTCTCTCCGTCACGGTGGCGCAGAAAAAGTATTGGTGACTTTCCTGAAAAATCTGCCAAAAGATAAATATGAGATCGATCTTTTATTAAATTTATATTCGGGAAAATATCTCGCCGAAGTCCCAAGCTGGATTACTGTTTTGTATCTGAATAAAGGCGAAATGATTACCACCAACCGACTTCAGGATTTACCGGTGAAAGCATTCCGTGTTGCATATCAAAAGGTTTTGAAAAGGTTTCCAAAACTGCTTTACCAGTTTATTTTAAAAAAGAAAAAATACGATATTGAGTTTGCAGCCATCCATGGAATGCGGGACGAAATACTGAATTCACCCCTGAAATCTTCCAAAAAAATGATTTGGATTCATAATGATTTAAAGAAAACCGAATTCCATCATTATACCGATCAAGAAATCCGGAAGTTTTTCTCATTCGATAAAATAATGGTCATTTCCGAAAAAATACAGCACGATTTCGAAAATTTAGCGACGACAGCAAAAGAAAAACAGAAAATTGTAAGAATCTACAACCCACTGGATACAGAGGAAATTTTGGTAAAATCAGCAGTTGGAAGTTGGAAGCAGGAAGAAGAAACTGAAAAAAAAGCACCGGTTTTCCTTTCAGTCGGAACAGTTTTCCCTCAAAAAGGATTTGACCGGTTGCTGAAAGTTCACAAACGACTATTGGATGAAGGATTTAGCCACAAAATTCTCATTCTGGGCGATGGTTATGATTTTGAAAACATCAAAAAACTAAAAGAAGAACTAGGCGTTTGTGAAACCGCTACTCTTTTGGGGTTTACCGATAATCCTTATCCTTATTTTAAAGAGGCTGATTATTATATTTTAAGCTCGAGATATGAAGGTTTCCCGACGGTTTTGTTGGAAGCCATTACTTTAAAAAAGAAAATTATTGCGACAGACGTTTCCGGTGTCCGGGAGATGTTGGAAGACGGAAAACTCGGATTAATCGTAGAAAATTCAGAAGACGGAATTTATGAAGGTATGAAAAAAGCGCTTCAGAACCCTGAAGATTTTAAGGCGTATTCTGCACAACTGGAAAATTATGAAATGCCTTTCAACTTAGAAAATTCGGTCAATGCGATCATCAAAATTATGGATGAATTATAAATCTTTTATCTTTGTTCTAATGTCTGAAAAAACTACCCTTCAAAAAGATTTCTATCGCGAAAGCGGAAAATGGCTTTCTACATTTCAAATTTGGATGAAATGTTTCAGCCCCAATCTGCATTTTATTTATCTTTTAAGAACTACCCAAAAATATCCGAAAAATACTTTTTTAGGGAAAATCTGGCGTTTGATTTTAAGACATTATCAAATTAAATATGGCTTCCAAATCTATCCGGAAACCCAAATCGGCGAAGGATTATATCTTGGTCACTGGGGAACTTTGGTCATCAATCCGAAAGTGAAAATCGGCAAAAACTGCAATATTGCTCAAGGCGTTACGATTGCGCAGGCGAACCGCGGTAAAAATGAAGGCGTCCCCGAAATCGGAAACGAAGTCTGGATCGGTCCCAATGCTGTGATTGTTGGGAACATCAAAATCGGCAATAATGTTCTGATTGCTCCGAACGCTTATGTAAATTTCGATGTGCCAACAAACTCAGTTGTAATAGGAAATCCCGCCACTTTTTCAATGAAAGAAAACGCCACATCCGGCTATATCAATAACAAAATTTCCTAGAATTTTTCACCACAAGTCAATAATGGTGACCAAGCTATCCGCTTGCAGAGCGGTTTCTATACCATCATTTAAATAGAAATATGGTTTAAATGCTTAAGTACAACTGTACTTTGGCGCGTCATTTTGTGCAGAGAAATTCAGAGAAACTACAACCGCCAGGGCAACTAGTGGTTTGAAAAGCTTAAGATTCATGTGAGTGATTTTGATAATAGGTTTAAAAAAAACCCAACATTGTTACAAATGATGGGTTTAACTTATCTATTCCTTTGCTAACTAACTGCATTTATTGCAGAACTTAAGGTGGCGACTGAATAGTCCCCATATGTTTAAACGCATTTCCTAAAACTGCCGCAATGATAACGGTTCCCACTACAACCGAACCTCCAACATATAAAGCAGCTGTTTTAGCAGCTGAAAACTTTCGTTTTTTCGGGTTGGTAAATTCGCTATTTGCGATGGTAAACTGTTTACTGTTTTTTAAAACAACCAGCGAATCCTGCCTAATTTCAATAAGCTGTATTTTACTAATTCTTTTATGTTCATCTGTTATCTTATAAATCCCTCCACTTTCTGTTGGTATATTCTGAAAATTACGGTAAGAATAACAACTCGAAAGGGCTAGCAACACAACAACCAGGATAATTGACATTCTCATAATCATTTGATTTAAAATTTATTTTCTTTATAAAAAGCCTTTAACCACAAATAACAATGTTAAAACTACACAAAAACAACTTTAAAAAAGATATTTTATATGGTTATAAAACTTAAATTACCCTCCAAAACATTGCTAATTTGATTTTTTCGCTTTAATCATCGCCTCCAACATATCCCACATTTCCTGCGGAATTTCTTCGAGCATATTGAATTCTCCGGCTCCCTGCAACCATTCGCCACCATCGATGGTTACGACCTCACCGTTCATATAAGCGGAATAATCTGAAACCAGATAGGCCGCCAGATTCGCTAATTCCTGATGCTCTCCCACTCTTCTCAACGGAACTTTTTTGCGCATATCGAATTTTTCCTGCAAGTTTCCGGGCAGTAATCTATCCCAAGCGCCTTTGGTTGGAAATGGTCCTGGTGCAATAGCATTGAAACGGATTCCGTATTTGGCCCATTCTACCGCTAAACTTCTGGTCATAGCCAAAACCCCGGCTTTTGCACAAGCGGACGGAACAACGTACGCAGAACCTGTCCAGGCATAAGTTGTGACAATATTTAAAACGGTTCCCGGGATTTTGTTATCGATCCAGTATTTTCCGATGGAAAGGGTGCAGTTTTTTGTTCCTTTCAAAACAATATCCAAAATGGAATCGAATGCGGAGTGCGTTAACCGCTCGGTAGGTGAAATGAAATTTCCGGCCGCGTTATTTAAAAGAATATCGATTTGCCCGAATTCTTTCACAGCAGCATCTTTCATGGCTTCAACCTCCTCCCAGTTTCTGACGTCACACGCCACACACAATACTTTTCCGCCGGTTTCATCTTCGAGTTCTTTTGCAGTGGCCTGGAGTTTTTCTAAATTTCTTGATGTAATCACTACTTTGGCTCCTAACTGAAGGAAATATTTGGTCATTGCTTTTCCAAGTCCGCTTCCGCCGCCGGTTACGACTGCTACTTTATCTTTTAATGCATCTTCTTTGAGCATCGGCTGAGTGTATAAGTTCATAATTTTATTGTTTTTGTAAATTTAAGAGAAATTGCCGGAAGAAAGTTACGAACAATTATGCGGAGGATAAAAGGTTTTAGGCGCGAACGAAGCGGGCACCGAAAAGAATGTTGGTAAAGCGCTGTTAGAGCTTGAAGCTCTAACAGCGCTTTGCGAAATATCGAAAGTCGTGGAACGTAAACCTGGTTTTGGAAACGGGCTTTGAAAAACCGCGGAATCTGCGCCCCGGACTGAGTGGAGCTCTTTTTACAGGATTTTGGCGTTGGCATCAGCAAGGAAAAATCCTGTAAAAAAGCGGGAATCCTTCGACAGGCTCAGGATAAACTTAGGACGGAAAAAGGCGCCCAAAAAAAATAAAAAAAAACTGCTCCAATTTTGAAGCAGTTTTTAAGTTTATCAATTATTTAGTTCGTTTAATATCCAAAAAGGTCTTCGAGAGAAATTTTCTTTACTTCGCCCAGTTTCTCCATATCTTTTAAAGGAACTTTTTTCTCTGACGCTACGATGGCGTAGGTGTAAGGTTTCCCTGAAAAATGGGTCTGATGGAAATTCTTCAAATCCTGCATATTGATTTTATCTACAGAATCGTAGATTTTTTTTCTAGGATCTTCGGTCAAACCTAACTGTTGTGCCGCAAGATAATTGAAGATGATTTTGTCTTCGGTAATTCTTTCGGTCTGAATATCTTTTCTAACCTGAATTCTTGCCAAATCTAAATTGACAGGCAAATTAGGCATTGTGGTTAAAAGTTCGTTCATCGCCGTGGTCGCATCATTAAATTTATCAGCCTGGCTTCCGACATAACTCATCATATAATATTCCTGATCTTTTTTCTGTGGCTGCACATAAACACCGTAAGTACTGTAGGCCAATGCCTTGCTCTCTCTAATCGTCTGGAAAACAATGGAGCCCATTCCACCGCCAAAGTAATTGTTAAAGACTTTGATAATGGTATTTTTATTAGAGTCAAAATTTTCGGTATTTCTGATCCATCGTGTTTCTGCCTGAACCATTTCGTAATCGGTAAAGAGAACCTGGTTTTTGGTTTGTGCTGTTTGATTGAAAACTTTTGCAGGAGAAGCTACTGCAAACTTTGCAGGAATCTGATGTGCGGTTTTCAGTTTGTTTTCTAAATCTTTAATGGAAACCGGTCCATAATAAATCACGGTTTGCTCATAGTTATTCAGATTTTTAATTCTGTTGACCAACTCCGCAGAAGTTACAGAAGCCAAGTCGGAATCGGAAAGAACATTATTAAATTTATTGTCTTTCCCGTAAATAGCATAACTCGTTAAACC
Encoded here:
- a CDS encoding acyltransferase; the protein is MNLLYRIILKVEDVFKRLRDKAYIEICKSRGLKVGEDVIFIEAPKFGSEPYLIEIGNRTKITANCTFINHDGAMYVIRSMEKYRDARNFGRIKIGKNCFIGNNCTILPGVEMGDNCILGAGSVLNSSTPPNSVFAGVPAKFICTVEEYGDKALKNNVIYPRELEKIRPNLDAYIKENLPHTYKPVK
- a CDS encoding glycosyltransferase, whose translation is MVAKKKILIRIGSLRHGGAEKVLVTFLKNLPKDKYEIDLLLNLYSGKYLAEVPSWITVLYLNKGEMITTNRLQDLPVKAFRVAYQKVLKRFPKLLYQFILKKKKYDIEFAAIHGMRDEILNSPLKSSKKMIWIHNDLKKTEFHHYTDQEIRKFFSFDKIMVISEKIQHDFENLATTAKEKQKIVRIYNPLDTEEILVKSAVGSWKQEEETEKKAPVFLSVGTVFPQKGFDRLLKVHKRLLDEGFSHKILILGDGYDFENIKKLKEELGVCETATLLGFTDNPYPYFKEADYYILSSRYEGFPTVLLEAITLKKKIIATDVSGVREMLEDGKLGLIVENSEDGIYEGMKKALQNPEDFKAYSAQLENYEMPFNLENSVNAIIKIMDEL
- a CDS encoding serine acetyltransferase, giving the protein MNYKSFIFVLMSEKTTLQKDFYRESGKWLSTFQIWMKCFSPNLHFIYLLRTTQKYPKNTFLGKIWRLILRHYQIKYGFQIYPETQIGEGLYLGHWGTLVINPKVKIGKNCNIAQGVTIAQANRGKNEGVPEIGNEVWIGPNAVIVGNIKIGNNVLIAPNAYVNFDVPTNSVVIGNPATFSMKENATSGYINNKIS
- a CDS encoding SDR family oxidoreductase is translated as MNLYTQPMLKEDALKDKVAVVTGGGSGLGKAMTKYFLQLGAKVVITSRNLEKLQATAKELEDETGGKVLCVACDVRNWEEVEAMKDAAVKEFGQIDILLNNAAGNFISPTERLTHSAFDSILDIVLKGTKNCTLSIGKYWIDNKIPGTVLNIVTTYAWTGSAYVVPSACAKAGVLAMTRSLAVEWAKYGIRFNAIAPGPFPTKGAWDRLLPGNLQEKFDMRKKVPLRRVGEHQELANLAAYLVSDYSAYMNGEVVTIDGGEWLQGAGEFNMLEEIPQEMWDMLEAMIKAKKSN